In Blastopirellula sp. J2-11, a single genomic region encodes these proteins:
- a CDS encoding ABC transporter ATP-binding protein, which yields MSSISFDPKPQSTLAANRELVVKVEGLGKRFRFDQSGPYENMADFTKGMLKSLRQPLDRLRRKQEADEKNWLWALKDINLEVRRGELLGIVGHNGAGKSTFLKILSQVTTPTEGQISVWGNLACLLEVGTGFNPMLTGKENIFLNGVILGMTHAQVIQKYDQIVEFSDVGKFIEMPVRRYSSGMRARLAFSVATHLDPDLLVADEVLAVGDARFREKCFARMNASVAKGQTIFFVSHSENLIQEHCTRAVLLDHGRIIHDGAPGEVLEKYREISRN from the coding sequence ATGTCGTCGATATCCTTTGATCCGAAACCGCAGTCAACGCTGGCAGCCAACCGCGAACTCGTCGTCAAGGTCGAGGGCCTCGGCAAGCGATTCCGCTTCGATCAGTCTGGCCCTTATGAAAACATGGCCGATTTTACGAAGGGAATGCTGAAGTCTCTCCGGCAGCCGCTTGACCGTCTGCGCAGGAAGCAAGAAGCGGACGAGAAGAATTGGTTATGGGCCCTGAAAGACATCAACCTTGAGGTGCGTCGCGGCGAATTGTTGGGAATCGTCGGACACAACGGAGCGGGCAAGAGTACGTTCCTTAAGATCTTGTCCCAAGTTACGACTCCGACAGAGGGCCAGATCTCTGTTTGGGGCAACCTGGCCTGCCTGCTGGAGGTTGGGACTGGCTTCAACCCGATGCTGACTGGAAAGGAAAATATCTTCCTGAACGGCGTGATATTGGGAATGACGCACGCCCAGGTCATTCAGAAGTATGACCAGATTGTCGAGTTCTCGGATGTCGGCAAATTCATCGAGATGCCAGTCCGACGATATTCCTCAGGTATGAGAGCCAGGTTGGCCTTCTCCGTCGCGACGCACTTAGATCCCGACCTGCTCGTCGCCGACGAAGTCCTTGCGGTTGGCGACGCCCGATTTCGCGAGAAGTGCTTTGCTCGCATGAACGCCTCGGTCGCCAAAGGGCAGACGATCTTCTTTGTCAGCCACAGCGAAAACCTGATCCAAGAACATTGCACGCGAGCAGTCCTGTTGGATCATGGACGAATTATCCACGATGGCGCTCCCGGAGAAGTTTTGGAGAAGTATCGAGAGATATCGAGGAACTAG
- a CDS encoding ABC transporter permease — MTSTIPEVSSIADSPEARGTVAFAEPTLVITSDGSGNRLNLWELWRYRHVLRHMVLRDLSVRYKETVVGVLWAILQPLGMMVIFTLVFGRRGQELHSGDIPYPVSVFLALSIWQFVSVSISRGADSIISNASIISKIYFCRLVLPLTPIVVNLVDFTIRIGLLAILMLIFGVVPSINVLLAPLLVVIMILVTTSITFWLSALTAVYRDVQQVVPFIVQAWFFLSPVFYDPVDVIPKDWLWLYYLNPIAGLISGFRWVVFGDGSAPWTALAITTISSTLLFFSGTYVFRRVERNVVDIL, encoded by the coding sequence ATGACAAGCACTATTCCAGAAGTCAGTAGCATTGCGGATTCACCAGAAGCGAGAGGAACCGTTGCTTTCGCCGAACCGACTCTCGTGATTACGTCGGATGGATCGGGCAACAGGCTAAATCTGTGGGAACTTTGGCGCTATCGGCATGTGCTGCGGCACATGGTATTGCGGGATCTGTCGGTTCGCTATAAGGAAACCGTGGTTGGAGTTCTTTGGGCTATTCTTCAGCCGCTGGGAATGATGGTGATTTTCACGCTGGTTTTTGGCAGACGTGGCCAAGAGCTTCATTCAGGCGATATTCCGTACCCGGTCAGCGTATTCCTGGCGCTCAGCATCTGGCAGTTTGTCAGCGTCTCCATCTCGCGCGGCGCCGATTCGATTATCTCAAACGCCAGTATCATCTCGAAGATTTACTTCTGTCGATTGGTATTGCCGCTGACTCCCATTGTGGTGAACCTGGTCGATTTTACGATCCGGATCGGCTTGTTGGCGATTTTGATGCTGATCTTTGGAGTCGTACCTTCGATCAACGTATTACTCGCACCGCTTCTGGTTGTCATCATGATTCTGGTGACGACTTCGATCACCTTTTGGTTATCCGCACTGACCGCGGTCTACCGCGATGTTCAGCAGGTTGTCCCATTTATTGTTCAAGCCTGGTTTTTCCTGTCGCCGGTGTTTTATGACCCCGTCGATGTCATTCCTAAAGATTGGCTTTGGTTGTATTACCTGAACCCGATCGCGGGTCTGATCAGCGGCTTTCGGTGGGTGGTATTTGGTGACGGCTCCGCTCCTTGGACGGCGCTTGCGATCACAACCATTTCGTCAACTCTACTTTTTTTCTCCGGAACTTATGTTTTCCGAAGAGTGGAACGCAATGTCGTCGATATCCTTTGA
- a CDS encoding sulfatase has protein sequence MPLNYRARLLVASISVCAIFFSGILVETTFAQEANAKPNIVWIMAEDIGPDLACYGTPALQTPNLDKLAASGLQLERAYCTSPICSTNRSAMMTGMYQTTIGAHHHRSSIGKLPAPVRPITAYLKEQGYYCAIGCGYGKKTDFNFTIEKEDAFDGNDWRNRQAGQPFFAHIQLGVTHRGNWWEKTRQASTDPVDPAAVQLPPYLPDHPAIRLDWATYLDQIEKADQQVGEIVARLEKEGIADNTLILFIGDNGRCVFRGKGFVFEDGIRIPAICVWPGKIKPGTKSDALVSVIDMSAEVLAAAGAKVPSYMEGRPFLETESQPRDYVFAARDRWDEVYDKSRAVVGKRYKYIRNDMPEVPYFTVHDYEEKVRPIRPVLWQLFQEGKMNDVQAYLMQPCKPQEELYDLQTDPWETKNRIDDPQLQAEANQLRQVLTTWEEETDDQGRYPEPDNQIVKKYQAAIAERLQKLKDGTAKYPQ, from the coding sequence ATGCCCCTGAACTATCGAGCTCGTCTCCTCGTCGCGTCAATTTCTGTTTGCGCTATCTTTTTTAGCGGGATCCTGGTCGAGACCACTTTCGCTCAAGAAGCCAACGCCAAACCGAACATCGTTTGGATTATGGCCGAAGACATTGGTCCCGATTTGGCTTGCTATGGAACGCCAGCGCTGCAGACGCCAAATTTGGACAAACTGGCGGCGAGTGGGCTGCAACTGGAGCGCGCTTACTGCACTTCGCCGATTTGTTCGACCAATCGCTCGGCCATGATGACCGGAATGTATCAAACAACGATCGGCGCCCATCACCATCGCAGCAGCATCGGCAAATTACCGGCGCCGGTCCGACCGATCACCGCCTACCTAAAAGAACAAGGCTATTACTGCGCTATCGGCTGCGGTTATGGCAAGAAGACCGATTTTAATTTTACGATCGAGAAAGAAGATGCCTTCGACGGCAACGATTGGCGCAATCGCCAAGCGGGGCAACCCTTCTTCGCCCACATCCAATTGGGCGTAACGCATCGCGGCAATTGGTGGGAGAAGACGCGTCAGGCGTCGACCGATCCGGTAGATCCCGCCGCGGTTCAATTGCCTCCGTATCTGCCGGATCATCCGGCGATTCGCCTAGACTGGGCGACCTATCTAGATCAAATCGAAAAAGCGGATCAGCAAGTCGGAGAGATCGTCGCGCGATTGGAAAAAGAAGGGATTGCCGACAACACGCTGATCCTCTTTATCGGCGACAACGGACGGTGCGTCTTTCGGGGCAAGGGTTTTGTGTTTGAAGACGGTATTCGGATCCCTGCGATCTGCGTCTGGCCCGGCAAGATCAAGCCCGGCACGAAAAGCGATGCGTTGGTTAGCGTGATCGACATGAGCGCCGAAGTCTTAGCCGCCGCCGGCGCCAAGGTCCCCAGCTATATGGAAGGACGACCGTTTTTGGAAACCGAGAGCCAGCCGCGCGATTATGTCTTCGCCGCCCGGGATCGCTGGGATGAGGTTTACGATAAATCTCGCGCGGTCGTCGGCAAACGTTACAAGTACATTCGTAACGACATGCCGGAAGTTCCTTACTTTACAGTGCACGACTACGAAGAAAAGGTGCGTCCGATCCGTCCCGTGCTGTGGCAGTTGTTCCAAGAGGGAAAAATGAACGACGTGCAAGCCTATCTGATGCAGCCGTGCAAACCCCAAGAAGAACTCTACGACCTGCAAACCGATCCGTGGGAAACCAAGAACCGAATCGACGATCCGCAATTGCAAGCCGAAGCGAACCAACTTCGCCAGGTTTTGACCACCTGGGAAGAAGAGACCGACGACCAAGGTCGATATCCCGAGCCGGACAATCAAATCGTGAAAAAGTACCAGGCCGCAATCGCCGAGCGGCTGCAAAAACTAAAAGATGGGACCGCGAAATATCCACAGTAG
- a CDS encoding inositol monophosphatase family protein, with amino-acid sequence MSSFYDVRADAEIFKGRRREFAVNDMSVVESTNRFLDGVQNVVMSNLAEILALRHRRQKKSDDSFVTDGDLFVQDLVQDQMRLTLPDQTRLISEELAHSQPLTAEMATIVLDPIDGTENFTAGLPEWGVSIACFSRGKHVASMLACPEMNSWIRTGDDIPKFESRIRGYSSSIPLQLLTEVVTGAEYRVLGCCVYNMLNVIRGSFFSFENPKGANSWDILAGLNLALEHGLSVFVEGEPYAGEFLPPTRKYRFLIRQR; translated from the coding sequence ATGTCATCGTTCTACGATGTGAGGGCCGATGCTGAAATATTTAAGGGGCGAAGGCGAGAATTCGCCGTTAATGACATGAGCGTAGTCGAATCCACCAATCGTTTTCTCGATGGCGTTCAGAATGTGGTTATGAGCAATCTCGCCGAGATCTTGGCTCTGCGACATCGGCGACAAAAAAAAAGTGATGACAGCTTCGTCACTGACGGTGATCTCTTTGTCCAGGATCTGGTTCAGGATCAAATGCGTTTGACGCTTCCTGACCAAACCAGGCTGATATCTGAAGAGCTTGCGCACTCGCAGCCGTTGACCGCTGAAATGGCGACAATCGTTTTGGATCCGATCGATGGAACCGAAAACTTTACCGCCGGATTGCCGGAGTGGGGAGTTTCCATTGCATGTTTCTCCCGCGGGAAGCATGTAGCGTCGATGCTGGCTTGTCCAGAAATGAATTCATGGATTCGTACCGGCGACGATATTCCTAAGTTCGAATCTCGGATTCGAGGTTACTCTTCGTCGATACCATTGCAGCTTCTGACGGAGGTCGTCACCGGCGCCGAATACCGTGTTCTCGGTTGCTGCGTCTATAACATGTTGAATGTGATACGTGGGTCATTTTTCTCATTTGAGAATCCCAAAGGGGCCAACAGCTGGGATATCCTTGCCGGCTTGAATTTAGCCCTGGAACATGGTTTATCGGTTTTTGTCGAAGGGGAGCCCTATGCTGGCGAATTTCTCCCACCAACTAGAAAATATCGCTTCCTCATTCGACAGCGATGA
- a CDS encoding ArsR/SmtB family transcription factor, whose amino-acid sequence MPQHQEPSDFPGVDVCASYLKALADPYRLQIIRVLQQGPMSVTDIALLLELEIANASHHLRVLYHAQIVTTHKEGKFVYYDLNQAFLKSKAANSLDFGCCKFDLRKDV is encoded by the coding sequence ATGCCACAACATCAAGAACCGTCAGATTTTCCTGGCGTGGACGTCTGCGCCAGTTATCTGAAGGCATTGGCCGATCCGTATCGACTGCAGATCATTCGCGTCTTGCAACAAGGCCCGATGAGCGTGACCGATATCGCATTGCTATTGGAATTGGAAATCGCCAACGCATCGCATCATCTGCGCGTGCTCTATCACGCCCAGATTGTCACGACCCACAAAGAAGGAAAGTTTGTCTACTACGATCTAAATCAAGCGTTTCTCAAAAGCAAAGCGGCCAACTCACTCGACTTCGGCTGCTGCAAATTTGATCTGCGGAAAGACGTCTAA
- a CDS encoding cytidylyltransferase domain-containing protein, which yields MSRTLFAVIPVRSGSIRIPHKNTRPFCGSSLLEVRVRQMLNVQGLDGVCVSSNDPEMLEIAKTLGAKVHARDPYYATDTIPMSEVYAHMAREIECDDILHTTVTSPLVTTTSYEHAIRLYRDLPDGYDSLTTVADVKEFLLRDGVPLNYDNQSIPRSQDLPDITRLTFAASILPREMMVKNKSNLGLHPYLLKLSHLESLDIDTPLDFLIAEWLFQKTVIEKQSMSDLLE from the coding sequence ATGTCTAGGACTCTCTTCGCAGTCATTCCCGTACGAAGTGGATCGATTCGCATTCCACACAAGAATACGCGCCCCTTTTGCGGGAGCAGTCTCCTGGAAGTTCGCGTTCGGCAGATGCTGAATGTCCAGGGATTGGATGGGGTGTGCGTCAGCTCGAATGATCCAGAGATGCTTGAGATTGCCAAAACGCTTGGCGCCAAGGTCCACGCTCGTGATCCTTATTACGCTACCGACACGATTCCCATGAGCGAAGTGTACGCCCACATGGCTCGAGAAATTGAATGCGACGACATTCTTCATACCACCGTGACTTCCCCCTTGGTCACCACCACATCTTACGAGCACGCTATTCGTCTGTACCGAGATCTTCCTGATGGATATGACTCCTTGACCACCGTCGCTGACGTCAAAGAGTTTTTGCTTCGGGATGGAGTTCCGCTTAACTACGACAATCAGAGCATTCCACGTTCGCAAGACTTGCCCGACATCACGCGTCTGACCTTTGCCGCTTCTATCTTGCCGCGCGAAATGATGGTGAAGAATAAAAGCAACCTGGGGCTCCATCCGTACCTGTTAAAGCTAAGCCATTTAGAGTCTCTCGATATCGATACTCCACTCGACTTTTTGATTGCCGAATGGCTGTTTCAAAAAACGGTGATAGAAAAGCAATCGATGAGCGATTTGTTGGAGTGA
- a CDS encoding N-acetylneuraminate synthase family protein, with protein MLANFSHQLENIASSFDSDDIFIIGKGPSIDELQDAPLNAGITINLNDSEQILPGQIGILSASWVKESLTEVGFGCQFYLSGRSLPDHVPHMVLPTLPAELDQEELTVHRLRVPVLWDEPLVLLTALKVCQQLAQLRGRPQNVYLLGLDFSTRSGGLSAKVERDFAGASLDEREVNVHAQEHHFRQFQRVFEDRSELRLIHVGHRDISSLTPGAFLNRLYPGRYTAPATDPHHVLVVAELTNNHLGSASRLVELVERSKAAGADYVKVQKRDVDNFYSPEQLKSRYWSPFGSTLGDYRRGVELNDELLDLLEETCRRCQIGWFCSVLDFASFEAIQRFNPSLIKIPSTISEHEEFHAQIAECYDGPVVVSTGATEAEYVEYVLDTFRRNSEIYLLHCVSAYPAPRESCNISIVHEYSELSKQDPRIFSGYSSHDLGSLASMMAVANGARMIEKHVKLGDVDWVHFDKVAVDLRTDEFTNYVRDIRLAREVLGDSQKRVLSCEHHKYPALKTKSHV; from the coding sequence ATGCTGGCGAATTTCTCCCACCAACTAGAAAATATCGCTTCCTCATTCGACAGCGATGATATCTTTATCATTGGTAAAGGACCGAGCATTGATGAGTTGCAGGATGCGCCGCTGAATGCAGGCATTACAATCAACCTGAACGATTCCGAGCAAATACTGCCGGGGCAGATCGGGATCCTGAGTGCTTCTTGGGTCAAAGAGAGTCTCACCGAGGTTGGATTCGGCTGTCAGTTCTATCTTTCTGGGCGTTCCTTGCCGGACCATGTACCGCACATGGTCTTGCCGACGCTTCCTGCTGAACTCGACCAGGAAGAATTGACGGTCCATCGCCTCCGTGTTCCGGTGTTGTGGGATGAGCCTCTCGTCCTGCTTACCGCATTGAAAGTTTGCCAGCAACTTGCGCAACTGCGCGGACGCCCCCAAAACGTCTATCTATTGGGGCTCGACTTTTCGACACGCTCAGGCGGGCTAAGCGCAAAAGTCGAACGCGATTTTGCCGGCGCATCGCTCGATGAACGAGAGGTGAATGTCCATGCTCAGGAGCATCATTTCCGCCAATTTCAGCGTGTATTTGAAGACCGCAGCGAATTAAGACTCATCCACGTCGGACATCGTGACATCAGCAGTTTGACTCCAGGAGCCTTTCTGAACCGGCTTTATCCTGGTCGATACACGGCGCCGGCGACAGATCCCCATCATGTGCTTGTCGTCGCGGAATTGACAAATAACCACCTGGGATCCGCAAGTCGTCTCGTCGAGTTAGTCGAACGCTCGAAGGCTGCCGGCGCAGATTATGTCAAAGTGCAAAAGCGAGATGTTGATAATTTCTACAGCCCAGAACAGTTGAAAAGCCGGTACTGGTCTCCTTTTGGTTCTACGCTTGGCGATTATCGAAGAGGGGTGGAACTCAATGACGAACTCTTGGATTTGCTGGAAGAGACTTGTCGCCGCTGTCAGATCGGCTGGTTTTGCTCCGTGCTGGACTTCGCCTCGTTCGAAGCGATTCAACGCTTCAATCCAAGCTTAATTAAGATCCCGTCGACGATTTCGGAACACGAAGAATTCCATGCACAGATTGCCGAATGCTATGACGGCCCAGTCGTCGTATCGACAGGCGCGACAGAGGCTGAGTATGTCGAGTATGTGCTCGATACCTTCCGGAGAAACAGTGAGATCTATCTGCTTCATTGCGTCTCGGCTTACCCCGCTCCCCGAGAATCATGCAACATCTCGATCGTCCACGAATACAGCGAACTCAGTAAGCAGGATCCACGCATATTTTCCGGCTATTCTAGCCACGACCTCGGTTCTCTCGCCTCGATGATGGCTGTCGCCAATGGTGCGAGAATGATCGAAAAGCATGTGAAACTAGGAGACGTCGACTGGGTCCACTTTGACAAAGTAGCGGTCGACCTGAGAACCGATGAATTCACGAACTATGTTCGTGATATTCGTCTTGCTCGAGAAGTGCTCGGTGATTCCCAGAAGCGGGTTCTTAGCTGCGAACATCACAAATATCCAGCATTGAAGACGAAATCCCATGTCTAG
- a CDS encoding hydantoinase B/oxoprolinase family protein: MTDLKRTEFWIDVGGTFTDCLMRSSGGETRRIKVLSSGKLQGTVGAGSEASVILDDARRNGPPSVWRGYRLSLLSEQGETIAQRRVVRFDPSQGSLTLDRPLDQAPCVGTLYLLEGDEAAPLVAIRRLLGLARDQALPPIDVRLGTTRGTNALLTRSGVDVGLVTTAGLGDILEIGYQNRPYLFQLDIQKSTSLVRRVVEIKERLDAEGNVIVPLDEAEVERQLRELFDEGIRSLAICLLHSYRQPIHERQVETIARRIGFADVSVSHQTAPLIKLVARGDTTVVDAYLNPVLRDYVAAIERALGDGSRLSLLTSAGGLIAAEQFSGKDSILSGPAGGVVGYAAVAQQAGFARAIGFDMGGTSTDVSRFDGAFERQFETEKAGVRIVAPMMAIETVAAGGGSICDFDGVKLVVGPASAGADPGPACYGCGGPLTVTDVNLALGKLQGAQFPFRLDEAAVKRRLVEIAKKVEAATGQQKTTQELATGFLQIANANIAKAIRTISVAKGYDPRAYVLVPFGGAAGQHACAVAEQLGISTLLSHPDAGILSAVGIGAAVTTRYATRGIYRFLERSEALLEATFAELKANAVEQVAAEGDPESRITCREEVELRYQGLEASLSIAARPLADLDERYHQTHQQRYGYCRRKQPIEVVAARVEASGQDRGDFQASQSGERQQVEPASWANVRFAGRDTKTPIFQRDQLRCGAVIAGPALVSESLATTVIDPGWMAEMLSRGELLIRCSEDAVAKDDVIARPTDDDVADPVLLEIINNQFAAIAEQMGVALQNTSVSVNVKERLDFSCAIFTGDGDLIANAPHIPVHLGAMGETVKATIAFNPQMAPGDAFVTNNPYRGGSHLPDVTVITPVYMGEASERPSFFAASRAHHAEIGGIAAGSMPSGSKTLADEGVLIDNFRLMHAGVADWEGFEAILRKGTYPSRNVPDNLSDVAAQLAANQHGRIDLEAMVATYGLTLVERYARHIQNAAATKTRAALSRLPDGRHRFEDHLDDGSPIAVEIEITGSQAVVDFAGTGPVLPGNLNANRAIVTAAVMYCLRSLLNEEIPLNQGVLEPVEIRLPHCLLNPPFLGTPEKCAAVAGGNVETSQRVVDVLLGALQLAAASQGTMNNFTFGDATFGYYETICGGAGATPQAAGASAVHTHMTNTRMTDVEVFELRFPARIRRFSIRHDSGGAGEHRGGDGVEREIEFLRPLTGSLLTQRRGDYPPYGLAGGEPGKVGENLLRRADGSEIRLPAIASFELERGDVLVIRTPGGGGWGNKK; this comes from the coding sequence ATGACTGACTTAAAGCGTACTGAATTTTGGATTGATGTTGGTGGGACGTTTACCGATTGTCTGATGCGCAGCAGCGGCGGAGAAACGCGCCGCATCAAAGTTCTTAGCTCTGGCAAGTTGCAAGGCACAGTCGGCGCCGGCAGCGAGGCCAGCGTTATTCTCGATGACGCGCGGCGAAACGGTCCGCCCAGCGTATGGCGCGGCTATCGCTTGAGCTTGCTTAGTGAGCAAGGAGAAACGATCGCGCAGCGCCGCGTCGTACGTTTTGATCCCTCACAAGGAAGTTTGACGCTCGATCGTCCATTGGACCAAGCGCCTTGTGTGGGGACGCTCTATTTGCTGGAGGGGGACGAAGCAGCGCCGTTGGTCGCGATTCGTCGCTTGTTGGGATTGGCCCGCGATCAAGCATTGCCGCCGATCGATGTTCGGTTAGGAACAACTCGCGGCACCAATGCGCTATTGACCCGGTCAGGCGTCGATGTCGGTTTGGTGACGACCGCCGGTTTGGGCGACATTCTAGAGATTGGCTATCAGAATCGACCGTACCTGTTTCAATTAGATATCCAAAAGTCGACATCACTTGTTCGCCGCGTTGTGGAAATCAAAGAGCGGCTTGATGCGGAAGGGAACGTCATTGTTCCGCTGGACGAAGCGGAAGTGGAGCGACAACTGCGCGAGCTGTTCGACGAAGGAATTCGCTCTTTGGCGATTTGTCTTTTGCATAGCTATCGCCAACCGATCCACGAGCGGCAAGTCGAAACAATCGCGCGGCGGATAGGCTTTGCGGACGTGAGCGTGTCGCACCAAACGGCGCCGCTGATCAAGTTGGTGGCGCGCGGCGATACAACGGTGGTTGACGCCTACTTGAATCCGGTGCTACGCGACTATGTCGCCGCCATTGAACGTGCGTTGGGCGACGGCAGCCGTTTAAGCTTGTTGACTTCGGCCGGCGGCTTGATCGCTGCTGAGCAGTTTTCGGGCAAAGATAGCATCTTGTCAGGGCCAGCTGGAGGCGTAGTCGGTTACGCGGCCGTCGCGCAGCAAGCTGGCTTTGCCCGTGCGATTGGCTTTGACATGGGGGGGACCAGCACCGACGTTTCCCGCTTTGACGGGGCGTTTGAACGTCAGTTTGAAACCGAGAAAGCCGGAGTTCGCATCGTCGCACCGATGATGGCGATCGAAACGGTCGCCGCAGGCGGCGGATCAATCTGCGATTTCGATGGAGTGAAGCTGGTGGTTGGTCCGGCCAGCGCCGGCGCTGATCCGGGGCCTGCGTGTTATGGATGCGGTGGTCCATTGACCGTGACCGATGTCAACTTGGCGCTCGGCAAGTTGCAAGGAGCGCAATTTCCGTTTCGGTTGGATGAAGCGGCGGTGAAGCGGCGCCTGGTGGAGATCGCGAAAAAAGTTGAAGCGGCGACTGGCCAACAGAAAACGACGCAGGAACTGGCGACCGGATTCTTGCAGATCGCCAACGCCAACATCGCCAAAGCGATTCGGACGATCTCGGTCGCCAAAGGTTACGATCCTCGCGCCTACGTGCTCGTTCCGTTTGGCGGTGCGGCGGGACAGCATGCGTGCGCCGTCGCCGAACAGCTGGGAATTTCCACCCTGTTATCCCATCCCGATGCTGGGATTCTGAGCGCCGTCGGAATTGGCGCTGCCGTGACCACGCGCTACGCCACACGCGGAATTTATCGCTTCCTCGAGCGGAGCGAAGCATTGCTCGAGGCCACCTTTGCCGAGTTGAAAGCGAACGCCGTTGAGCAAGTCGCTGCCGAAGGGGATCCAGAATCGCGGATCACCTGTCGCGAGGAAGTAGAACTGCGCTATCAGGGGCTGGAAGCGTCTTTATCTATCGCAGCACGACCGTTGGCCGATTTGGACGAACGCTATCATCAGACGCATCAGCAGCGATACGGCTATTGTCGTCGGAAGCAACCGATCGAAGTGGTCGCTGCACGCGTCGAAGCAAGTGGCCAGGATCGTGGAGACTTTCAAGCGAGCCAATCTGGCGAGCGCCAGCAAGTGGAGCCAGCAAGCTGGGCGAACGTTCGCTTTGCGGGACGCGATACGAAGACTCCGATTTTTCAGCGAGATCAGTTACGTTGCGGCGCCGTGATCGCTGGGCCAGCGCTGGTGTCGGAGTCGCTGGCCACCACGGTAATTGATCCAGGGTGGATGGCCGAAATGTTGAGCCGCGGCGAGCTGTTGATTCGCTGCAGTGAGGATGCTGTGGCGAAAGACGATGTGATCGCCCGTCCGACGGATGATGATGTCGCCGATCCGGTATTGCTCGAGATCATCAACAACCAGTTTGCTGCGATCGCTGAACAGATGGGCGTAGCGCTGCAAAACACGTCGGTCAGCGTCAATGTGAAAGAGCGGCTCGATTTCAGCTGCGCGATTTTTACCGGTGACGGAGATCTGATCGCCAACGCGCCTCACATTCCCGTTCACTTGGGGGCGATGGGGGAAACGGTCAAAGCGACGATCGCCTTCAACCCGCAGATGGCGCCGGGGGATGCGTTTGTGACCAATAACCCGTATCGCGGCGGTTCACACTTGCCCGACGTAACGGTCATTACGCCGGTCTATATGGGCGAAGCGAGTGAGCGGCCAAGTTTCTTCGCGGCAAGTCGCGCTCATCATGCGGAGATCGGCGGGATCGCCGCCGGCTCGATGCCGTCTGGCTCGAAGACCTTGGCCGACGAAGGAGTCTTGATCGATAATTTTCGCTTGATGCATGCTGGCGTCGCCGATTGGGAAGGTTTCGAGGCAATCTTACGTAAGGGAACATATCCGTCGCGAAATGTGCCAGATAATTTGTCCGACGTCGCGGCGCAATTGGCGGCGAATCAGCATGGGCGAATCGACTTAGAAGCAATGGTTGCAACGTATGGCCTGACATTGGTTGAGCGGTACGCCAGGCATATCCAGAACGCCGCCGCAACCAAGACCCGCGCGGCATTGTCACGTTTGCCGGATGGGCGGCATCGATTTGAAGATCATCTCGATGATGGTTCGCCGATTGCAGTGGAGATTGAGATTACCGGCTCTCAGGCGGTGGTTGATTTTGCCGGAACCGGGCCGGTGTTGCCGGGCAACTTGAACGCGAACCGCGCCATTGTGACCGCTGCAGTGATGTACTGCTTACGATCGCTCTTGAACGAAGAGATCCCGCTGAATCAAGGAGTGCTCGAACCGGTGGAGATTCGTTTGCCGCACTGCTTGTTGAATCCGCCGTTTCTCGGCACGCCCGAGAAATGTGCGGCCGTCGCGGGGGGAAATGTCGAAACTTCTCAGCGCGTGGTCGACGTGCTGCTAGGAGCTTTGCAGCTTGCAGCGGCTAGCCAAGGAACGATGAACAATTTTACCTTTGGTGACGCGACGTTCGGTTATTACGAAACGATCTGCGGAGGCGCCGGAGCGACGCCGCAAGCTGCCGGCGCTTCGGCGGTGCATACGCACATGACCAATACGCGGATGACCGATGTGGAAGTTTTCGAGCTGCGGTTTCCGGCCCGAATTCGGCGATTCTCGATTCGTCATGACAGCGGCGGAGCAGGGGAGCATCGCGGAGGAGATGGAGTCGAACGCGAGATTGAGTTTCTACGACCGTTGACTGGTTCGCTGCTAACGCAGCGCCGCGGCGACTATCCACCATATGGATTGGCGGGCGGTGAGCCCGGCAAAGTAGGGGAAAACCTGCTGCGCCGCGCCGACGGATCCGAAATTCGCCTACCGGCGATCGCTAGTTTTGAATTGGAACGGGGCGACGTGCTCGTGATCCGAACACCAGGCGGCGGCGGTTGGGGAAACAAAAAGTAG